The Verrucomicrobium spinosum DSM 4136 = JCM 18804 genome includes a region encoding these proteins:
- a CDS encoding AAA family ATPase has product MDTAFYLVTRTLELSPEGDDQVLVELLLVPEAATFGNRVRRARSELLDLAEEILSKHPLDELNRRLVRSEPALAKVELTVEPARRSEAWREGVAVTLEAVVWDQGGHAVATVPALNIAVIAPDRERLPEMLADHVLLAIKREGFNRDLLELARLERGTLELTRLQWTPNLGTAKERWKQRNQEPGKEDALAQLCTRMEGIFQPRVFEVQGQVAQLARLLNLENKPSILLVGPSGVGKTALVQKLAADRGEHGLGQCEFHRTSGARLIAGACGFGQWQLRCRELLLRARELGAVLHLGSLFELLNVGQSSAGNESIASFIRPYLVRREVQVIAECTPEQLSVVERIDPRLGDAFRIMKVEEPTPERADAILLAASVAMAGDRARFTRPALHRVAALHRRFMGYAAFPGAPLRFMRRLHEKSATDILVEEAEVYDAFTKETGMPRRLLDPALPLDLDAARQWFEERVQGQPDAVAAVVAMIARLKAGLTRPGRPLMSLLFTGPTGTGKTEMAKALAEFLFQAADRMIRLDMSEYNHPWSAQRLVSGSQDGREGLLTAAVRDQPFNVLLLDEFEKADPAVFDLLLQVLGEARLTDAAGRTADFSNCVVIMTSNLGAREFARGRLGFQQDGETWRNAVEHFTAAVQAVLRPEMFNRIDSIVPYRPLSEEVVESLTRRELAAIAQRPGLAGRKLRLEVAEPLIQHLAREGYDPRYGARPLKRRIAQELLAPLSAELPVTLAPKSLVKAELGADGKVKFQFTKPLQQAEHLSGIQILQDRLEYVTRIREYLAQLRICTLMNALSGNLRVLEARRRRLKLKSRRRGGEAWVAHDPRYEALKECVTTVDGAHKTQTEHEETLILALHHGRPADAPAHDPIKQHDVEEMALTALEMFQPPPETLVLEFRGQPGVCLVDFVRVYRALAVAVGGKVQVGYFAKEVPVRQRDASGLRAFVDVDEKDVLCESLAKADGDKLSAIVLWVTGGRAPIYLKGEGGLHLSRRSRLPGDQDNAKGNSANLGQPPDWTCRITVHVLEPPVKQLKDFHLALDGLVGQPELESGVIRRQYDPVKQTVKDGPIGDRESGKFDPDWLLGAMRQQLLREALS; this is encoded by the coding sequence ATGGACACCGCGTTTTACCTGGTCACCCGGACCCTTGAACTGAGCCCTGAGGGCGATGATCAGGTGTTGGTGGAGTTGTTGCTGGTGCCGGAGGCGGCCACCTTTGGCAACCGGGTGCGTCGTGCCCGCAGCGAGCTGCTGGATCTGGCAGAGGAAATCCTCAGCAAACATCCGCTGGATGAGCTCAACCGCCGCCTCGTGCGCAGCGAGCCCGCCCTGGCCAAGGTGGAGCTCACCGTGGAGCCTGCGCGGCGCAGCGAGGCCTGGCGGGAGGGCGTTGCAGTCACCCTGGAAGCCGTTGTCTGGGATCAGGGGGGCCATGCGGTCGCCACGGTGCCCGCTTTGAATATCGCCGTCATCGCGCCGGATCGTGAACGTCTGCCGGAAATGCTGGCAGATCATGTGCTCCTGGCCATCAAGCGGGAAGGCTTCAACCGGGATCTGCTGGAACTCGCCCGGTTGGAACGCGGCACGCTGGAACTCACCCGCCTGCAATGGACGCCCAATCTGGGAACGGCCAAGGAGCGCTGGAAACAACGCAACCAGGAGCCCGGCAAGGAGGATGCGCTTGCACAGCTCTGCACCCGCATGGAGGGCATCTTCCAGCCGCGGGTGTTCGAGGTGCAGGGCCAGGTGGCGCAGCTGGCGCGGCTCCTGAACCTGGAAAACAAGCCCAGCATCCTGCTGGTGGGCCCCTCCGGCGTGGGCAAGACGGCCCTCGTCCAGAAGCTGGCCGCGGATCGCGGGGAGCATGGCCTGGGGCAGTGCGAGTTTCATCGTACCAGCGGGGCGCGTCTCATCGCCGGGGCCTGCGGGTTTGGCCAGTGGCAGTTGCGCTGTCGCGAGCTGCTCCTGCGGGCGCGGGAGCTGGGGGCAGTCTTGCACCTCGGCAGCCTTTTCGAGCTGCTCAACGTGGGCCAGAGCAGCGCAGGAAATGAGAGCATCGCCTCCTTTATTCGTCCGTACCTGGTGCGGCGGGAGGTGCAGGTCATCGCAGAGTGCACCCCGGAGCAACTCAGCGTGGTGGAACGTATCGATCCCCGCCTGGGCGATGCCTTCCGTATCATGAAGGTGGAGGAGCCAACACCGGAGCGGGCCGATGCCATCCTGCTCGCGGCCTCCGTGGCCATGGCGGGTGACCGCGCCCGCTTCACCCGGCCCGCTCTGCACCGCGTGGCGGCCCTGCACCGCCGGTTCATGGGCTATGCCGCCTTCCCCGGCGCCCCGCTGCGCTTCATGCGGCGTCTGCATGAGAAGTCTGCGACCGACATCCTGGTGGAGGAGGCGGAGGTGTATGACGCCTTCACCAAGGAGACCGGCATGCCCCGGCGTCTGCTGGATCCCGCTCTGCCGCTGGATTTGGATGCCGCCCGGCAGTGGTTCGAGGAAAGGGTGCAGGGCCAGCCGGATGCCGTTGCCGCCGTGGTGGCCATGATCGCCCGGCTCAAGGCGGGGCTCACCCGGCCCGGACGCCCCCTCATGTCCCTGCTCTTCACCGGGCCCACGGGCACGGGCAAGACGGAGATGGCGAAGGCCCTGGCGGAGTTCCTCTTTCAAGCAGCTGACCGCATGATCCGCCTGGACATGAGCGAGTACAACCACCCCTGGAGCGCCCAGCGTCTGGTGAGCGGCAGCCAGGATGGTCGTGAGGGCCTGCTCACCGCCGCCGTGCGGGACCAGCCCTTCAACGTGCTGCTGCTGGATGAGTTCGAGAAAGCGGACCCCGCCGTCTTTGATCTGCTGCTGCAGGTGCTGGGCGAGGCCCGCCTCACGGATGCGGCCGGTCGCACCGCGGACTTCAGCAACTGCGTGGTCATTATGACCTCGAACCTCGGTGCCCGGGAGTTTGCCCGCGGGCGGCTCGGATTTCAGCAGGACGGGGAGACGTGGCGGAACGCTGTGGAACACTTCACCGCCGCGGTGCAGGCCGTGCTGCGCCCGGAGATGTTCAACCGCATCGATTCCATCGTGCCCTACCGCCCGCTTTCTGAGGAGGTGGTGGAGTCCCTGACCCGCAGGGAGCTGGCGGCGATCGCCCAGCGTCCCGGCCTCGCGGGGCGCAAGCTGCGTCTGGAGGTCGCGGAACCTCTCATCCAGCATCTGGCCCGGGAGGGGTATGATCCCCGCTATGGCGCGCGTCCGCTGAAGCGACGCATCGCTCAAGAGTTGCTGGCTCCGCTCTCGGCAGAATTGCCCGTCACTCTGGCACCGAAGAGCTTGGTGAAGGCTGAGCTGGGAGCGGATGGCAAAGTGAAGTTTCAGTTCACCAAGCCGCTCCAGCAGGCGGAGCATCTCTCCGGCATCCAGATCCTGCAAGACAGGCTCGAGTACGTGACACGCATCCGGGAGTATCTGGCCCAGCTGCGCATCTGCACCCTGATGAATGCCTTGAGCGGGAACCTCCGCGTGCTGGAGGCCCGTCGTCGTCGGCTGAAGCTGAAGAGCCGCCGTCGGGGTGGGGAGGCCTGGGTGGCGCATGACCCGCGCTATGAGGCGCTCAAGGAATGTGTCACCACCGTGGACGGTGCGCACAAGACCCAGACCGAGCATGAGGAGACGCTCATCCTGGCGCTGCATCACGGCCGCCCCGCCGATGCGCCAGCGCACGATCCCATCAAACAACATGATGTGGAGGAGATGGCGCTGACCGCGTTGGAAATGTTTCAGCCGCCCCCTGAAACACTGGTGCTGGAGTTCCGCGGGCAGCCGGGCGTGTGTCTGGTGGATTTCGTCCGCGTGTACCGCGCGCTCGCCGTGGCTGTAGGGGGCAAGGTGCAGGTGGGCTACTTTGCCAAGGAGGTGCCGGTCCGCCAGCGCGACGCCAGCGGCCTCCGCGCCTTTGTGGATGTGGATGAAAAGGACGTGCTCTGTGAATCCCTCGCCAAGGCCGATGGTGACAAGCTGAGTGCCATCGTGCTCTGGGTGACCGGGGGTCGCGCTCCCATCTACCTCAAAGGGGAGGGCGGCCTGCATCTCTCCCGCCGGAGCCGCCTGCCGGGCGACCAGGACAATGCCAAGGGTAACTCCGCGAACTTGGGGCAACCGCCGGACTGGACCTGCCGGATCACCGTGCATGTGCTGGAGCCCCCGGTGAAGCAACTCAAGGACTTCCACCTCGCTCTGGATGGCCTGGTCGGCCAGCCGGAACTGGAGAGCGGCGTGATCCGCCGCCAGTACGATCCCGTGAAACAGACCGTGAAGGACGGCCCCATTGGCGATCGCGAGAGTGGCAAGTTTGATCCGGACTGGCTGCTGGGGGCAATGCGCCAACAACTGTTGAGGGAGGCTCTTTCATGA
- a CDS encoding RNA ligase family protein produces MGASRDNFIKYPRTPHLFGSKGTDDDKHLGLKASAAFVKDPSLIVEEKLDGTNVGIHFLTNGKLFLQCRGHEITEGMHPQYDLFKQWTAVKRSVLETMLADQYILFGEWLYARHSVHYRGLPHYLFEFDIYDKEAGHFLSLERRLELLEGTGIPTVPVLHEGAATQEKLQELIGVSAFEAEFVHPGAGAVDHRMEGLYLRTEADGVVTGRAKIVRPEFVEKIKESTHWQHQVMVPNELDANADIWA; encoded by the coding sequence ATGGGAGCTTCACGCGACAACTTCATCAAGTACCCCCGCACGCCGCATCTCTTTGGATCAAAGGGCACGGACGATGACAAGCACCTGGGGCTCAAGGCCTCGGCGGCGTTTGTCAAAGATCCGTCGCTCATTGTGGAAGAGAAGCTGGACGGCACCAATGTGGGCATTCACTTCCTCACCAACGGGAAGCTGTTTCTGCAATGTCGCGGGCATGAGATCACAGAGGGCATGCACCCGCAGTATGATCTCTTCAAGCAATGGACCGCCGTGAAACGCTCCGTGCTGGAGACGATGCTGGCGGACCAGTACATCCTCTTTGGCGAGTGGCTCTATGCGCGGCACAGTGTGCACTATCGCGGTCTGCCACATTACCTCTTTGAGTTCGACATCTATGACAAAGAGGCCGGGCACTTCCTCTCTCTGGAGCGTCGGCTGGAGCTGTTGGAGGGCACAGGCATCCCCACGGTGCCGGTGCTGCATGAAGGAGCTGCCACACAGGAGAAGTTGCAGGAGTTGATTGGGGTCTCTGCGTTTGAGGCAGAGTTTGTGCATCCTGGCGCGGGTGCTGTGGATCATCGCATGGAGGGTCTGTATCTGCGGACCGAGGCCGATGGCGTGGTCACTGGCCGGGCCAAAATCGTGCGACCGGAGTTCGTGGAGAAGATCAAGGAAAGCACGCACTGGCAGCATCAGGTGATGGTGCCGAATGAGCTGGACGCGAATGCCGACATCTGGGCGTAG
- a CDS encoding AAA family ATPase, translating into MRDWQDILKGSNEEIIRWAAGSDWADAMRACQQDAIWHAEGDVWTHTLMVCAEVEKLEGYEELGREDQLKLLFTALLHDSGKPATTALDPETGRLRSLRHSIVGASLARGVLAELGCPLELREQIVRLVRYHGRPPYLLEKAHPEQEVIRLSCLVKNRLLHLFALADTRGRDAGETMRTEEMLNLWRDVAVEHGCYDGPYPFANAQARFLYFREAVGDLHHVPHEDYKCRVIMMSGLPGVGKDTWLARSRPELPVVSLDAVREDLDVDATDNQGRVIQEARERCRQHLRAGEDFAFNATNLTVSLRKRWVDLFAGYGAWIEIVYLEDELRAVLKRNAGRKDPVPARVIEKLAGKVEVPDVAEGHQVRFVVLG; encoded by the coding sequence ATGAGAGATTGGCAGGACATTTTGAAGGGCTCCAATGAGGAGATCATCCGCTGGGCGGCGGGGAGTGATTGGGCAGATGCCATGCGAGCGTGCCAGCAGGATGCGATCTGGCATGCGGAGGGGGATGTGTGGACTCACACTCTCATGGTGTGTGCGGAGGTGGAGAAGCTGGAGGGGTACGAGGAACTTGGTCGCGAGGACCAGCTCAAGCTGCTGTTCACCGCGCTGTTGCATGACTCCGGCAAGCCGGCCACCACCGCACTGGATCCGGAGACCGGGAGGTTGCGGTCATTGAGGCACTCCATTGTCGGAGCGAGTCTGGCGCGGGGCGTTTTGGCGGAGCTGGGATGCCCGCTGGAGCTGCGTGAACAGATCGTGCGGCTGGTGCGTTATCACGGTCGGCCGCCGTATCTCCTGGAGAAGGCGCACCCCGAGCAGGAAGTGATCCGTTTGTCATGTCTGGTGAAGAACCGGCTGCTCCATCTCTTTGCCCTGGCAGACACCCGGGGTCGCGATGCGGGGGAGACCATGCGGACCGAGGAGATGCTGAACCTCTGGCGCGACGTCGCGGTGGAGCACGGGTGCTATGACGGACCTTATCCTTTTGCGAATGCGCAGGCGCGGTTCCTGTATTTCCGGGAGGCAGTGGGCGATCTGCACCATGTGCCGCATGAGGATTACAAATGCCGTGTGATCATGATGAGCGGACTGCCCGGCGTAGGCAAGGACACCTGGCTGGCACGGAGCCGGCCGGAGCTGCCGGTGGTGTCCCTGGACGCGGTGCGGGAGGATCTGGATGTGGATGCCACCGACAATCAGGGACGCGTCATTCAGGAGGCGAGAGAGCGTTGCCGCCAGCATCTGCGCGCCGGGGAGGACTTTGCGTTTAACGCGACCAATCTGACCGTGAGTTTGAGGAAACGCTGGGTGGATCTGTTTGCCGGGTATGGTGCGTGGATTGAAATCGTGTATCTGGAGGATGAGCTGCGGGCTGTGCTGAAGCGGAATGCCGGGAGGAAGGATCCGGTGCCCGCGAGGGTGATTGAGAAACTGGCGGGCAAGGTGGAGGTGCCGGATGTGGCGGAGGGGCATCAAGTGAGGTTCGTGGTGCTTGGTTGA
- the glnD gene encoding [protein-PII] uridylyltransferase yields MPQLIKKLSTRAREALANTTGKSRSNTEVLRAFKRFRKVEEARLRMLHRAGGSGMEICRMRSDLIDAVLKHLWHEMLLGADAGMLAKTKISLVATGGYGRRQMNPGSDVDVLFLLSGNSSQSPAGLAQLVSSFLTMLWDSGFKVGDSSTRSVGETIKQANSDNQVKTALIEARLVSGDPEPFAELEQRFDKECMDGRDIEFLQMRQKDLAERHAKHEDTASVQEPNVKNGCGGLRDYHNALWMSYAKYRTIDLKEIVKKAEFPATSLKDMERAYDFILRVRTEMHYIEKRESDVLTLRLQGVVATNLGYRQKKILNRIEVFMRDYYMHSSNMLHRCSELMDRYHLQAVENGKPSLVARLLRKTVPKVEKFDGFVAKNDRLYAEHPKIFVEDPPRLMRLFVHTQQRHLRLSPELFHLVQQSWALINITFRYNKAVRESFEAILSQRGDVSRVLRQMHRVGFLGRYMPEFGALTCLVQHEFFHRYTADEHTLRTIDKMDELADATPQKGMELYKRLFREMQEPYIMYMALLLHDSGRALNTNTHTDASAELANRVCRRLQIKGSRRQLLMFLVDHHLTLYRTATTKNLDDPKVVSEFAGIMRNKQNLDALLVMTLADSRGTSDKSWNSWKESLILHLYHNTVRYLNDPSDFISSITAPLEELQGEVRKKLDSYYEREIAAHFQHMPRSYFNFRSPDIIAFHIEAFRGFFRNVAKGTSQEDLLPALTWVEHPEQGCSELIVCCWDRHLLLARIAGALAAQNINILSADLYQRSDDVVLDVFRVCRTDFSPVTNERTKARVESSVKTSFETGEFDFSQAIQENRRSLKGLEDVAAEVPQRVYINNDLTTDYNVIEIQALDRIGLLYDIFMAIGQLGLNICHARINTEKGVALDAIYIQDKAEQKVTDKDVLKELQAQLEEAVFSFGRQNSSGMLALRR; encoded by the coding sequence ATGCCCCAGCTCATCAAGAAGCTCTCCACCCGCGCCCGGGAAGCCCTCGCCAACACGACCGGCAAGTCCAGGTCCAACACGGAGGTGCTCCGGGCCTTCAAGAGGTTCCGCAAGGTGGAGGAGGCGCGGCTGCGCATGCTGCACCGGGCTGGCGGCAGCGGCATGGAGATCTGCCGCATGCGCTCGGATCTCATCGATGCCGTGCTGAAGCATCTCTGGCATGAAATGCTGCTGGGGGCAGATGCTGGCATGCTGGCGAAGACGAAGATAAGCCTCGTGGCCACCGGGGGCTACGGCCGCCGCCAGATGAACCCGGGCAGTGACGTGGACGTGCTCTTCCTCCTCTCGGGCAACAGCAGCCAGAGCCCCGCCGGACTGGCCCAGCTTGTTTCCTCCTTCCTCACCATGCTCTGGGACTCCGGCTTCAAGGTGGGGGACTCCTCCACCCGCAGCGTGGGGGAGACCATCAAGCAGGCCAACAGCGACAACCAGGTGAAGACCGCCCTCATCGAGGCGCGGCTCGTCTCCGGAGATCCGGAGCCTTTTGCCGAGCTGGAGCAGCGCTTCGACAAGGAGTGCATGGACGGGCGCGACATCGAGTTCCTCCAGATGCGCCAGAAGGACCTGGCCGAGCGCCACGCGAAGCACGAGGACACCGCCTCCGTGCAGGAGCCGAATGTAAAAAACGGCTGCGGCGGTCTGCGCGACTACCACAACGCCCTCTGGATGTCCTACGCCAAGTACCGCACGATTGACCTCAAGGAGATCGTGAAGAAGGCGGAATTCCCCGCCACCTCGCTCAAGGACATGGAGCGCGCCTACGACTTCATCCTCCGCGTGCGCACGGAGATGCACTACATCGAGAAGCGCGAGAGCGATGTGCTCACGCTCCGCCTCCAGGGTGTTGTGGCCACGAACCTGGGCTATCGCCAGAAAAAGATCCTCAACCGCATTGAGGTCTTCATGCGGGACTACTACATGCACAGCAGCAACATGCTGCACCGCTGCAGTGAGCTGATGGACCGCTACCACCTGCAGGCTGTGGAGAATGGGAAGCCCAGCCTGGTGGCCCGCCTGCTGCGCAAGACCGTGCCCAAGGTGGAGAAGTTCGACGGCTTTGTGGCCAAGAATGACCGCCTCTACGCAGAGCACCCAAAGATCTTCGTGGAGGATCCGCCGCGGCTCATGCGCCTCTTCGTGCACACCCAGCAGCGCCATCTGCGCCTGAGTCCGGAGTTGTTTCATCTGGTCCAGCAGAGCTGGGCGCTCATCAACATCACCTTCCGCTACAACAAGGCGGTGCGGGAGAGCTTTGAGGCCATCCTCAGCCAGCGTGGGGATGTGTCCCGCGTGCTCCGCCAGATGCACCGCGTGGGCTTCCTCGGCCGGTACATGCCGGAGTTCGGCGCGCTCACCTGCCTGGTGCAGCATGAGTTCTTCCACCGCTACACGGCGGATGAGCACACCCTGCGCACCATCGACAAGATGGACGAACTGGCCGATGCCACCCCGCAGAAGGGCATGGAGCTTTACAAGCGCCTCTTCCGCGAGATGCAGGAGCCCTACATCATGTACATGGCCCTGCTCCTGCATGACTCCGGCCGTGCGCTCAATACGAACACCCACACGGACGCCAGCGCCGAGCTGGCCAACCGCGTGTGCCGCCGCCTCCAGATCAAGGGCTCCCGCCGCCAGCTCCTCATGTTCCTGGTGGACCACCACCTCACGCTCTACCGCACCGCCACCACGAAGAACCTGGACGACCCCAAGGTGGTCTCCGAGTTCGCCGGGATCATGCGAAACAAGCAGAACCTGGACGCCCTGCTCGTCATGACCCTGGCCGACTCCCGGGGAACCAGCGACAAGAGCTGGAACTCCTGGAAGGAGAGCCTCATCCTCCACCTGTACCACAACACGGTTCGCTATCTGAACGATCCGTCCGACTTCATCAGCAGCATCACCGCCCCGCTGGAGGAGCTCCAGGGGGAGGTGCGCAAGAAGCTGGACTCCTACTACGAGCGCGAGATCGCCGCGCACTTTCAGCACATGCCGCGGAGTTATTTCAACTTCCGCAGCCCAGACATCATCGCCTTCCACATCGAGGCCTTCCGCGGCTTCTTCCGCAACGTGGCCAAAGGGACCTCGCAGGAGGACCTCCTCCCCGCCCTCACTTGGGTGGAGCACCCCGAGCAGGGCTGCAGCGAGCTCATCGTTTGCTGTTGGGACCGTCACCTCCTCCTCGCCCGCATCGCCGGCGCCCTCGCCGCTCAGAACATCAACATTCTGAGTGCGGATCTCTACCAGCGCAGTGATGACGTCGTGTTGGACGTCTTCCGCGTCTGCCGCACCGACTTCTCCCCGGTCACCAACGAGCGCACCAAGGCCCGCGTGGAGTCCAGCGTGAAGACCTCCTTTGAAACTGGCGAGTTCGACTTCAGTCAGGCCATCCAGGAAAACCGCCGCTCGTTGAAAGGGCTGGAAGACGTTGCCGCTGAGGTGCCCCAGCGCGTGTACATCAACAACGATCTCACCACCGACTACAACGTCATCGAGATCCAGGCCCTGGACCGCATCGGTCTCCTCTATGACATCTTCATGGCTATCGGCCAGCTCGGCCTGAACATCTGCCATGCCCGCATCAATACCGAAAAAGGCGTCGCTCTGGATGCCATCTACATCCAGGACAAAGCCGAGCAGAAAGTGACCGACAAAGACGTGCTCAAGGAACTGCAGGCCCAGCTCGAAGAAGCCGTGTTTTCCTTCGGGCGACAGAACAGCAGCGGCATGCTCGCGCTGAGAAGGTAG
- a CDS encoding adenine phosphoribosyltransferase, which yields MNEDSLLRLQTAIRDVPDFPQAGVLFKDITPVLADADLLKLAVDAMVEASAEWGTVDKVVGIDARGFIFGAMLAARLGCGFIPARKRGKLPWKTRGVDYALEYGTASLEMHEDALLPGERVVLADDLLATGGTAGAALELVQAMGATLLGSVFFIELAFLSGREKITRFGPVKSVLAF from the coding sequence ATGAACGAAGACTCCCTCCTCCGCCTCCAGACTGCCATTCGCGATGTGCCGGACTTCCCCCAGGCCGGGGTGCTTTTTAAGGACATCACACCCGTGCTGGCGGACGCCGACCTCCTGAAACTGGCCGTGGACGCCATGGTGGAGGCCTCGGCAGAATGGGGTACAGTGGACAAGGTGGTGGGTATCGATGCCCGCGGTTTCATCTTCGGTGCCATGCTGGCCGCCCGCCTGGGCTGCGGCTTCATTCCCGCCCGGAAGCGGGGCAAGCTCCCCTGGAAGACCCGTGGGGTGGACTACGCCCTGGAGTACGGCACCGCCTCGCTGGAGATGCATGAGGACGCCCTCCTGCCCGGCGAGCGGGTGGTGTTGGCAGATGATCTGCTGGCCACCGGCGGCACCGCGGGCGCGGCGCTGGAACTGGTGCAGGCCATGGGGGCCACCCTGCTGGGCTCAGTGTTTTTCATTGAGCTGGCCTTCCTCAGCGGGCGGGAAAAGATCACCCGCTTCGGCCCGGTGAAGTCTGTGCTCGCCTTCTGA
- the ccsA gene encoding cytochrome c biogenesis protein CcsA, with product MELTRLLLILSTVAFVVGVVHAIAALRAGRWQENKWQFLPMAVGFAFQCAFLYLRGEMHARCPLTSQFEVFIFIGWCIVLLYFLVGATYRLSLLGLFTAPLIAILQTLALLMPDNPGAVKHVKMSVWEHLHAPLAMIAYAAFALACITGVMFLLQDHLLKKHRIHALFRQLPPIHHLSRAIMRMVALGVLLLAVAMISTFKIHLAISAVKMTVSWSILGLYTVILLLMWRHTLSARHTAWLSVLGFMVPFLSLWVVIGR from the coding sequence ATGGAACTCACCCGCCTGCTCCTGATCCTCTCCACTGTCGCCTTCGTGGTGGGCGTGGTGCATGCGATCGCCGCCCTGCGGGCCGGACGCTGGCAGGAGAACAAGTGGCAGTTTCTCCCCATGGCGGTAGGCTTCGCATTCCAGTGCGCCTTCCTCTACCTGCGTGGGGAGATGCATGCCCGTTGCCCGCTCACGAGCCAGTTTGAGGTCTTCATCTTCATTGGTTGGTGCATTGTTCTGCTCTATTTCCTGGTGGGGGCCACCTACCGGCTCTCCCTGTTGGGCCTATTCACCGCACCCTTGATCGCCATTCTTCAGACACTGGCGCTCCTCATGCCGGACAACCCCGGGGCCGTGAAGCACGTAAAAATGTCTGTATGGGAGCATCTGCACGCCCCGCTGGCGATGATCGCCTACGCCGCCTTCGCCCTGGCGTGCATCACCGGCGTGATGTTCCTCCTGCAGGATCATCTGCTGAAGAAGCACCGCATCCACGCCCTCTTCCGCCAGCTCCCGCCCATTCATCACCTCTCCCGGGCCATCATGCGCATGGTCGCGCTGGGCGTGCTGCTGCTGGCGGTGGCCATGATCTCCACATTCAAGATCCACCTGGCCATCAGTGCGGTGAAAATGACCGTCTCCTGGAGCATCCTGGGTCTCTACACGGTGATCCTGCTGCTGATGTGGCGCCATACGCTCTCCGCCCGCCACACGGCCTGGCTCTCCGTGCTGGGCTTCATGGTCCCCTTTCTTTCCCTCTGGGTCGTGATCGGCCGATAG
- the hemA gene encoding glutamyl-tRNA reductase has protein sequence MLLCLGLNHRTTPIELRERLAFAESKQPEAAQQIKNLPGFEESTVISTCNRVEIFTSCDHNSPEQGLAVLHDYLVNHFQLTPAQREALTTYKLSHADAARHLFRVVSGLDSMVLGETEIFGQVKAAYNVALKAGATGRTLNKLFQRAFSVGKQVRNGTNIQRGSTSVGSVAVDLAEKIFDLSQCRVLLIGAGEMSRTCAQSLLSRGAKSIFISNRSYDRAVELAQEMGGQALRFDEWEGALHDADIIISSTSAPHFVVKPELIEPVMRKRHGHSLLIIDIAVPRDVDPHVNEIPEVYLYDVDALQAIADEGRRERERALALCEEIIEEQLRKFGYQEDSASGTTLQREEDGNPVLPLTPRNS, from the coding sequence ATGCTTCTCTGTCTTGGCCTGAACCATCGCACGACTCCCATCGAGTTGCGTGAGCGGCTGGCGTTTGCCGAAAGCAAGCAGCCCGAGGCAGCGCAGCAGATCAAGAATCTGCCGGGCTTTGAGGAGAGCACGGTCATCTCCACGTGCAACCGGGTGGAGATCTTCACCTCATGCGATCACAACAGCCCTGAGCAGGGGCTGGCGGTCCTGCACGACTACCTGGTGAACCATTTCCAGCTCACCCCCGCCCAGCGGGAGGCACTCACCACGTACAAACTGAGCCACGCCGATGCCGCGCGCCATCTCTTCCGCGTGGTGAGCGGGCTGGACTCCATGGTGCTGGGGGAGACGGAGATCTTTGGCCAGGTGAAAGCCGCCTACAATGTGGCGCTCAAGGCCGGGGCCACAGGCCGCACGCTCAACAAGCTCTTCCAGCGTGCCTTCAGTGTGGGCAAGCAGGTGCGCAATGGCACGAACATCCAGCGCGGCTCCACCTCTGTGGGCAGCGTCGCAGTGGACCTGGCGGAGAAGATCTTTGACCTGAGCCAGTGCCGCGTGCTCTTGATCGGTGCTGGCGAAATGAGCCGCACCTGCGCCCAGAGCCTGCTCTCCCGTGGGGCGAAGAGCATCTTCATCTCCAACCGGTCCTACGACCGCGCGGTGGAGCTGGCCCAGGAGATGGGCGGCCAGGCCCTGCGGTTCGATGAATGGGAGGGCGCCCTCCACGATGCCGACATCATCATTAGCAGCACCAGTGCCCCCCACTTTGTGGTGAAGCCGGAGCTCATCGAGCCTGTGATGCGCAAGCGCCATGGCCACTCCCTGCTCATCATCGACATCGCCGTACCACGCGATGTGGACCCGCACGTGAACGAGATCCCTGAGGTGTACCTCTACGACGTGGATGCACTCCAGGCCATCGCCGATGAAGGCCGCCGCGAGCGGGAACGCGCCCTCGCCTTGTGCGAGGAAATCATCGAAGAGCAGTTGCGCAAGTTCGGCTATCAAGAAGATTCCGCCTCCGGGACCACCCTCCAGCGCGAGGAGGATGGCAATCCCGTCCTACCGCTTACGCCCCGCAATTCCTAA